The following are encoded together in the Novipirellula galeiformis genome:
- a CDS encoding dienelactone hydrolase family protein has protein sequence MKRKTANQFDPTVLDLYDDYAHGRLTRREYVSRLAAFAVGGVTVEALIASLSPNYAWAQQVAPNDPRIKTEVVAYDSPDADGEMKGLLAMPAQGSKFAAVLVIHENRGLNPYIEDVARRLASEGFLAFAPDALTPLGGYPGNDDEGRVMQAKRDRNEMTQDFIAAARFLKRHDRSTGKVGAEGFCFGGGMVYQLAVRTPELIDAAVPFYGSQPEVSEVAKIKAPLMIHNAELDRRIMAGASALEKALQEHGKSYEAFVYPGVNHGFHNDTTPRYDKAAAGLAWQRTIAFFKRTLA, from the coding sequence ATGAAGCGAAAAACGGCGAATCAGTTTGATCCAACGGTATTGGATTTGTACGACGACTATGCTCACGGGCGATTGACGCGGCGGGAATACGTCAGCCGGTTGGCCGCGTTCGCGGTCGGCGGTGTTACAGTCGAAGCGCTGATTGCCAGTCTCAGCCCGAACTACGCTTGGGCACAACAAGTTGCTCCCAACGACCCCCGCATCAAAACGGAGGTGGTCGCCTACGATTCTCCCGACGCCGACGGTGAAATGAAAGGCCTTTTGGCGATGCCTGCGCAGGGAAGTAAGTTTGCCGCCGTATTGGTGATTCACGAGAATCGGGGGTTGAACCCGTATATCGAAGACGTTGCACGTCGTTTGGCCAGTGAAGGATTCTTGGCCTTTGCCCCCGACGCACTGACACCACTTGGGGGCTATCCAGGCAATGATGACGAAGGCCGCGTGATGCAAGCGAAACGTGACCGTAACGAAATGACACAAGACTTCATTGCCGCTGCGAGGTTTCTCAAACGGCATGATAGGTCCACCGGCAAGGTTGGCGCAGAGGGTTTCTGTTTTGGCGGCGGGATGGTGTATCAATTGGCGGTGCGGACTCCCGAATTGATCGACGCGGCGGTGCCGTTTTACGGCAGCCAACCTGAGGTCAGTGAGGTGGCGAAGATCAAGGCGCCGTTGATGATTCACAATGCGGAGCTTGACCGCCGCATCATGGCGGGCGCCTCGGCGTTGGAAAAAGCGTTGCAGGAGCACGGCAAGTCGTATGAAGCATTTGTCTATCCCGGCGTCAATCATGGGTTTCACAATGACACGACGCCTCGTTACGACAAGGCCGCTGCGGGCTTAGCGTGGCAGCGCACGATCGCGTTTTTCAAAAGAACGCTCGCATAA
- a CDS encoding universal stress protein: MRVLLANDASKHSQAAADYLRSLPFRKPIDLDIVSAVVPPMMIDAGTMLLPSDLGLFIEEEREAAQTRVKETADQLAGPVHSLRCHIPIGSPATELLDLAETTDADLVVLGAVGHSGLERVLLGSISDYVATHGDISTLIVRPPRESSAPPELRKIMLALSGSPEDQRMIDWLKGFKWPVGTEVHLVRILLLSTFYRQDIRQKASSFWNQLLQQSHAQLIDLETQLQKLGVNTETHLVEANHVGEALVDYAEEHGCDLVVTGDSDSGLLTRMFLGSTSRYVLRHVHCSVLILRDKHVRREAKQQAAENAQSAP; encoded by the coding sequence ATGCGAGTACTGTTAGCCAACGATGCGTCGAAGCACTCTCAGGCGGCGGCCGACTACCTACGTTCACTGCCGTTTCGCAAGCCGATTGACTTAGACATCGTTTCAGCGGTCGTTCCTCCGATGATGATCGATGCGGGGACGATGTTATTGCCTTCGGACCTTGGCTTGTTTATCGAAGAAGAACGAGAGGCGGCGCAAACGCGTGTCAAAGAAACGGCCGATCAATTAGCGGGTCCCGTGCATTCGCTTCGGTGTCATATCCCGATCGGATCGCCTGCGACGGAGTTGCTCGATCTGGCCGAGACGACGGATGCGGATTTGGTCGTTCTGGGGGCCGTCGGTCACTCGGGGCTCGAGCGTGTGTTGCTGGGAAGTATCTCGGATTACGTTGCCACGCATGGTGATATTTCCACGTTGATTGTTCGTCCGCCTCGTGAATCGAGCGCGCCTCCGGAACTGCGGAAAATCATGCTCGCGTTGTCAGGCAGCCCAGAGGATCAACGCATGATCGATTGGCTAAAAGGGTTCAAATGGCCCGTCGGCACCGAGGTCCACTTGGTTCGCATTCTGCTCTTGAGCACGTTCTATCGCCAAGACATTCGCCAAAAGGCGAGTTCATTTTGGAACCAGTTGTTGCAGCAATCTCATGCCCAATTGATCGATCTTGAAACACAGCTCCAGAAGCTGGGCGTGAATACGGAAACGCATTTGGTCGAAGCCAATCACGTCGGCGAAGCGTTAGTCGATTACGCTGAAGAGCACGGGTGCGACTTGGTCGTAACCGGTGATAGCGACAGCGGACTGTTGACGCGAATGTTTCTGGGTAGCACGTCGCGGTACGTGTTGCGACATGTGCATTGCAGTGTGTTGATTCTAAGAGATAAGCATGTCCGTCGCGAAGCGAAACAGCAAGCTGCTGAGAACGCTCAATCGGCACCCTGA
- a CDS encoding BON domain-containing protein → MSDSLESRLQASLQRLGFSNIQVSSESNGHIQLSGTVEDPNERASALSIARTTPGVAKISNRISISS, encoded by the coding sequence ATGAGCGACAGCCTAGAATCCCGATTGCAAGCATCATTGCAGAGACTTGGCTTTAGCAACATTCAAGTAAGTAGTGAGTCAAACGGGCATATCCAACTATCAGGAACCGTCGAGGATCCCAACGAGCGAGCCTCCGCTTTGTCGATCGCTCGGACCACTCCGGGCGTAGCAAAGATTTCAAATCGCATCTCGATCTCTTCTTAA
- a CDS encoding lipid-binding SYLF domain-containing protein: MNRTGLIAAIPLAFAMLVQTPTSQGQSPEEQVVLASTVVLNEAMTTPLNRVPQAMLANAYGVAIVPNVIKGSFIVGARHGRGLLFVREPEGVWRAPVFITLTGGNIGWQIGVQSSDLILVFKTERSVQGILSGKLTLGADAAAAAGPVGRETAVATDGQLQAEIYTYSRTRGLFAGVSIDGSVVQVDPRSTGAYYHSPAPGLPVVVPPTAEQLTLTIARFAGNTVATGAPVALQNHQSQSQSPASTVEADALRAQLLQQAPQLYAVLDEQWKSYLALPSSMLAGGAATSPQELQTTIDHFNVAVREPQFQSLAARPEFQSVYRLLKHYQQAIQHPAPPLQLPPPPPNNGR; encoded by the coding sequence ATGAATCGCACCGGCTTGATTGCTGCTATCCCGCTCGCCTTCGCGATGCTCGTGCAGACGCCGACTTCGCAGGGCCAGTCGCCCGAAGAACAGGTGGTACTCGCCTCCACCGTTGTGCTCAATGAAGCCATGACGACGCCTTTGAACCGCGTTCCCCAGGCGATGTTAGCGAACGCATATGGGGTGGCGATCGTCCCCAATGTGATCAAAGGAAGTTTTATTGTCGGGGCGCGGCACGGACGAGGGCTACTGTTTGTGCGTGAACCCGAAGGGGTTTGGCGTGCCCCGGTCTTTATCACACTGACCGGTGGCAACATCGGCTGGCAGATCGGCGTGCAATCCTCGGACCTTATTCTTGTATTCAAGACCGAACGGAGCGTGCAGGGAATTTTATCAGGAAAGTTGACCCTCGGAGCCGATGCCGCGGCCGCGGCGGGCCCGGTTGGCCGCGAAACCGCGGTTGCGACCGATGGGCAATTACAGGCTGAGATTTACACCTACTCGCGTACCCGCGGCTTATTCGCCGGCGTATCGATCGACGGCTCGGTAGTGCAAGTCGATCCGCGGTCGACCGGAGCCTATTATCACAGCCCGGCACCGGGCCTACCTGTGGTTGTCCCACCGACGGCCGAACAATTGACGCTAACGATCGCACGCTTTGCCGGCAACACCGTGGCAACGGGAGCGCCGGTGGCATTACAAAATCATCAATCCCAATCGCAGTCCCCCGCAAGCACCGTGGAAGCGGACGCGTTACGCGCTCAGTTGCTGCAACAAGCTCCGCAACTCTACGCGGTGCTCGACGAGCAATGGAAAAGTTATTTGGCGTTGCCCTCGTCGATGCTTGCCGGCGGTGCCGCGACATCACCGCAAGAACTTCAAACCACGATCGACCACTTTAACGTCGCGGTCCGTGAGCCACAGTTTCAAAGTCTCGCCGCCCGTCCCGAGTTTCAATCGGTTTACAGACTATTGAAACACTATCAACAAGCGATTCAACATCCCGCGCCGCCGCTCCAATTGCCGCCCCCCCCGCCAAACAACGGCCGCTAA
- a CDS encoding M28 family metallopeptidase gives MCSEIEQNLRLHVDRIAGLIGPRTLERPKTIQATLGYIKGQWSGMGYPVRDESYEAMGEIATNLVVEKQGTKQADEIVLLGAHYDTVWSTPGADDNASGVAVMIEVSRLLNDHCGTRSARYVAFACEEMPYFSLHAMGSQYHARQSRKRNEKLVGMLCLEMLGYFRDELGSQQVPASIPQILHRFFPKRGNFLAAVGNLPSWKLNWAFRRGFKCGSQLPLFSIVLPEKISEIRRSDNSSFWDQGYPALMLTDTSFLRNPNYHRQSDTPETLDYTRMTEVTLGVAAAMKRLLR, from the coding sequence ATGTGCAGCGAAATTGAACAGAATCTACGTTTGCACGTTGACCGGATCGCCGGTTTGATCGGACCACGCACGCTTGAGCGTCCTAAGACCATCCAGGCCACGCTCGGATACATCAAGGGGCAATGGTCCGGGATGGGATATCCAGTGCGTGACGAGTCGTACGAGGCGATGGGCGAGATAGCGACGAACTTGGTCGTTGAAAAACAAGGGACCAAGCAAGCCGATGAAATCGTGCTATTAGGCGCACACTACGACACGGTTTGGTCGACTCCGGGAGCGGATGACAATGCGTCGGGCGTTGCGGTCATGATCGAGGTCAGTCGTTTGTTGAATGATCATTGCGGCACTAGGTCGGCGCGTTACGTCGCCTTCGCTTGCGAAGAGATGCCCTACTTTAGCCTGCACGCGATGGGCAGTCAGTATCATGCGCGGCAATCACGAAAACGCAACGAGAAACTTGTCGGCATGCTCTGTTTGGAGATGTTGGGCTATTTTCGTGACGAACTCGGTTCCCAACAGGTCCCCGCATCGATTCCCCAAATACTCCATCGGTTCTTCCCAAAGCGGGGAAACTTTCTGGCCGCGGTCGGCAATTTGCCTTCTTGGAAACTGAATTGGGCATTCCGCCGTGGTTTCAAATGCGGTTCGCAACTGCCTCTCTTTTCGATTGTGCTGCCAGAGAAAATCAGCGAGATCCGCCGTAGCGACAATAGTTCATTTTGGGATCAAGGCTACCCAGCATTGATGTTGACGGACACAAGCTTTCTGAGGAATCCGAATTACCACCGTCAATCCGATACGCCCGAAACGCTCGATTACACACGGATGACCGAAGTGACGCTTGGCGTTGCCGCAGCAATGAAGCGATTGTTGCGTTGA